A genomic stretch from Fusarium musae strain F31 chromosome 9, whole genome shotgun sequence includes:
- a CDS encoding hypothetical protein (EggNog:ENOG41~CAZy:CE8), whose amino-acid sequence MAKLSAWLLLPLVCGSSLAKEGSVVPAFVDSSSSHSTRFASLHDTPLNGAVPVAPGGSSSSTPRVNPLVKRSSACKPRQPQGGIGVGAPILTASGTSSTTAPYETSSGTSDASKPETTSTIGSVSLSETSSTIEVTLTSGTSSGLASETSVTSADGDNHSSSTEVAAHDASTSSLSDADTASTDAIGAKSATVASDSTTTGLTTVNPTTTDTVSASSVDPSAASHTTTGSASISSLEPSAGSGFTSGSVTRNVDTTLATSIDSSATSDIAPGTTTTGETSVSDNVASSSESGAGSDTTSGSATSDASTTLTDSFESSATLTSETSETLTSSGTQTSEASHSLTTEFPSSFTSSQQTSESVVSTTTDSPLVLTVAADGSGDYTAINDAIKAAQTSGYPTVTVLAGTYTENVVIQATPTVTIVGEVSNKRDVSSPPLVVIDNGGKANPPNANPALSFSTASAAGITWKNIKFSNSQAGGSGGAVFLRGSKNAFYNCQFYAAGIAAITGSYASAIVANSYIEAADKVLYNYPSLYLYGTTVTATNSNGIIVYNKGALSGSTLYNSTVVFDTCDISQKSGSTNTRVFLAAGNGDGSVAVFRDTSIGSFVAATGVYVDAKTQSKLNSYIEFGTTGDGSYSNHVADRSNYVTLVTDPKDLSPYEISALFKSAYYSVAVSSLDWIDQGVLSAIQASNAKDFKQDVETTTSAAHTTSDSSSATSESATTTSDSKKTTSESLTKAADPATTTSDALSKAISATSTTEESTSAAPTTSSCSLPSSVPSTALVVGPKSNPCASYDTVASAVAALPADDTTQYVYILAGTYQGQVSVVRVGATVFRGETTDGSSPKNNKVTITARNAVLSSSGGSLGTATFSASKYEAKLVSFYNINFENSFDPTTNNIALAVYAKGTKVAFYGCDIDSSQGTLYLDYGNFFFSHSKISGTTDFIWGQGAGYIYNSLIVSRGSTTGQSIAAYKYQGQYGGSRLVCDLCAVVPESSSVPEGSTYLGRDYNTNSNVAFVNSFLDGHIAGAGWKIASPSTFTGSFTEGNNTGPGWDSSARVSAATIASDTSSFSAAGILGSDSWIDKAAIAPFQGWPDSVYGKDATTTTTSAATTASSTTSATAVGATLTVAPSPTGNEYETVASALAAIPDDGDDYTIFVKAGSYNEQLTLTRSSGHVTIRGETSFENDFTQNEVLIWFKLGYSTGASRNEETPVLFWKTTSASSGLSLYNLNFTNTYPQTSDTAALAADFFGNMAAYGCAFDGFQDTLLVNQGIQVFSNSYIAGSVDFIWGYSKAFFHGCYIASNTANAYITANNRKSSSWAGGFVFDKCKVTYTDSYGSNFGTTSLGRPWSQYALVVYMNSFLDKHISPQGWATWSSSNPQTSNVLFGEFNNTGPGNWTSSRASFATKLTESQAAAYSLGSFIGSTSWLDMKAYNLAPSYSIDGSDVATDPETDTWPVHPSDGTTPPNGAVTVSVGGEKSGSYSTLTDALNSLPKDSTPQTIFIYAGTYEEQVPAINRPGPVTIIGYTESDPGKTYASNQVTITQAKGLSVAGTIPAGRSNADTATIATASTKIAFYNVKFVNSDNLDGATPSYVTLAASIYGNDIGFYGCSFIGWQDTLLNGATNGYQYYESSYIEGAIDFIWGYSKAYFKGCTLAAKRAKSAITAQSRSSASAIGGYIFDQCLFTEAASATVDLQGQVYLGRPYSAYALVVIKNSYLDSIIQPAGWKIWSTTDPRTDHITFAEYNNEGPGSWEQNTAAREAFGFATLLTSDTYSLESVMDSTDWIDMTYWDTITTPQPSTVTPTPVPTGPYSGKTPPAGAYIVSKDPIDGVTTYDTIQAAIDALPLSTKVTPTVFIYPGTYKEQIVLSRPGTTFFIGYSESPEDNSKNQVTITYDKGIDTQAEASNSDSATFYATGNYFQAVNINFANTFGTTANYASLGFAVKSSKFASLYGCQVYGNQDALLINGNLFAYNSLFTGNIDMIWGSGAGYFLKSTIAPNRDGIALTANKKGTNTGPSWGFVFDQCTVSPAGGASYSNIYLGRPWDQYARVAYIESELDSCIAAAGWQAWTKADPRTANVIFGEFDNSGPGSSTSQRASFAKQLSGEDVAQFELGTFFTSTAWINMTLVDATPFDAGIAATQTYSSTTVYTTQTVTTSQTALVTTTGADVIVTEKSTSTLDVGTTITPDPTTKTNTEKSTTTQTQQITQGDSVITVKSTDVVDVGMTVTPADVTKTSTNVVAATVTSWITTSAKAVTTTVSTTAVTVTPKSVTQKETEFTTDFATRTSSPKAVTVKSTTTTTVGTGGTTTTSLKATTVVSTVVTTSVKTVSKTTTLKCIPTQDKRDLGAAAVLKPRAAVVFGNPSFDLSSGLTRRDLDLGSINLEARAEALRTVTVTVVSTYTTNVKTSTATVPGSTTTTELITTKTVGKTSTLKPVTVVEVSTSVATRFATVTIPGSTSTTTEVITKESGKTTTLKAATTTVVVDATSVVTEKKTTTLPAGTVTVYKTLTQTLAAGTVKVTSTNTVKKTSTVTLDQQTVTSWATVKTTLQPSSTVTERSTVSKVTTSVVKSTQTNWATKTSKGAAACTN is encoded by the exons ATGGCCAAATTGTCTGCCTGGCTACTGCTCCCGCTCGTCTGTGGGAGCAGTCTTGCAAAAGAAGGTTCTGTTGTCCCTGCTTTCGTTGATTCTTCCTCCAGCCATTCCACTCGTTTTGCTTCCCTTCATGACACTCCTTTGAACGGCGCTGTTCCCGTTGCCCCCGGCGGTTCTTCGTCGTCCACTCCCCGAGTCAATCCGCTTGTTAAGAGGTCGTCGGCATGCAAGCCAAGACAGCCCCAGGGTGGTATTGGTGTTGGAGCTCCGATCTTGACTGCGAGTGGAACCTCCTCTACCACGGCTCCCTACGAGACATCCTCTGGGACATCTGATGCATCTAAGCCAGAGACTACCTCTACCATTGGAAGTGTCTCGTTGTCTGagacttcatcaaccattGAGGTTACACTCACTTCTGGCACCTCATCAGGACTTGCTTCAGAGACATCGGTAACTTCTGCCGACGGCGACAACCACTCTTCATCAACTGAAGTGGCAGCACATGatgcttcaacatcttcactATCCGATGCCGATACAGCTTCGACAGATGCAATTGGCGCCAAGTCAGCCACAGTCGCTTCCGACAGCACGACTACCGGCCTGACGACTGTGAACCCAACTACCACCGATACTGTTTCAGCCTCATCAGTTGATCCAAGTGCTGCTTCCCACACGACTACTGGCTCTGCCTCGATTTCATCTCTAGAGCCAAGCGCTGGCTCAGGTTTTACAAGTGGCTCTGTCACCAGAAACGTTGATACAACCCTGGCCACTTCAATCGATTCAAGCGCAACTTCGGACATCGCTCCTGGAACCACCACAACAGGCGAGACCTCAGTCTCTGACAATGTCGCATCGTCTTCTGAATCAGGCGCTGGCTCAGATACGACTTCTGGCTCTGCCACCAGCGACGCCTCTACTACCTTGACCGATTCATTTGAGTCGAGCGCCACCTTGACCTCTGAGACGAGCGAGACTCTCACATCGTCTGGAACTCAAACTTCCGAGGCATCACACTCTTTGACCACCGaatttccttcttctttcactTCTTCACAACAAACATCAGAGAGCGTGGTTTCAACAACAACTGACTCGCCTCTAGTACTCACGGTTGCCGCTGACGGAAGCGGCGACTACACTGCCATTAACGATGCTATCAAGGCAGCCCAGACAAGTGGTTACCCAACTGTGACTGTTCTTGCAGGCACTTACACCGAAAACGTCGTTATCCAGGCTACACCCACCGTCACCATCGTCGGTGAGGTCTCCAACAAGCGCGATGTATCCTCTCCTCCCCTAGTTGTCATCGACAACGGTGGAAAGGCCAACCCTCCAAACGCCAACCCTGCACTGTCTTTCTCAACGGCGAGTGCTGCTGGTATCACGTGGAAGAACATCAAGTTCTCCAATAGTCAGGCTGGAGGTTCAGGTGGTGCTGTCTTCCTTAGGGGCAGCAAGAATGCCTTCTACAACTGTCAGTTCTATGCTGCCGGTATCGCTGCCATCACTGGCTCTTATGCCTCTGCCATCGTCGCCAACTCGTACATTGAGGCCGCTGACAAGGTCCTCTACAACTATCCTTCACTCTACCTATACGGAACCACGGTCACAGCTACCAACAGCAACGGTATCATTGTCTACAACAAGGGCGCTCTCTCTGGAAGCACGCTCTACAACTCGACTGTCGTCTTCGATACCTGTGATATCAGCCAGAAGAGTGGATCAACCAATACCCGTGTCTTCCTTGCCGCGGGCAACGGTGATGGCTCCGTCGCTGTCTTCCGTGATACGAGCATTGGAAGCTTTGTCGCTGCTACTGGTGTCTATGTCGATGCAAAGACTCAGTCTAAGCTGAACAGCTATATCGAGTTCGGCACTACTGGAGATGGTAGCTACTCCAACCATGTGGCTGATCGCTCGAATTATGTGACTCTGGTCACAGACCCCAAGGACCTTTCTCCTTACGAGATCTCCGCCCTTTTCAAGAGTGCCTACTATAGCGTCGCGGTTTCTTCCCTCGATTGGATTGATCAGGGTGTTTTGAGTGCTATTCAGGCCAGCAACGCCAAGGACTTCAAGCAGGATGTTGAGACTACTACTTCGGCTGCCCATACGACTTCGGATTCTTCCTCTGCGACGTCCGAATCAGCAACTACTACCTCCGATTCGAAGAAGACTACTTCTGAGTCGCTGACAAAAGCCGCTGATCCTGCGACAACTACCTCTGATGCCCTGTCCAAGGCCATATCTGCAACAAGCACCACAGAGGAATCTACTTCCGCCGCACCTACAACATCATCTTGCTCGCTGCCTTCTTCTGTTCCCAGCACAGCTCTCGTCGTCGGTCCCAAGAGCAACCCTTGTGCTTCTTACGATACTGTCGCTTCCGCAGTCGCAGCCCTTCCTGCTGATGACACCACCCAATACGTCTACATTCTTGCTGGAACCTACCAAGGACAAGTCTCAGTCGTCCGTGTTGGTGCTACTGTCTTCCGTGGTGAGACAACTGACGGTTCTTCGCCTAAGAATAACAAGGTCACCATCACTGCCAGAAACGCTGTCTTGTCAAGCAGTGGTGGTTCATTGGGTACTGCGACATTCTCTGCCAGCAAGTACGAAGCCAAGCTTGTGTCTTTCTACAACATCAACTTTGAGAACTCTTTCGATCCCACGACCAACAACATCGCTCTCGCTGTGTATGCCAAAGGAACAAAGGTTGCCTTCTATGGCTGCGATATTGACTCGTCTCAGGGAACTCTGTACCTAGACTACGGCAATTTTTTCTTCAGTCACTCAAAGATCTCAGGAACCACTGATTTCATCTGGGGACAAGGCGCTGGTTATATCTATAACTCTCTCATTGTTTCTCGGGGATCTACCACTGGACAATCTATCGCCGCCTACAAATACCAGGGCCAATACGGCGGCTCAAGGCTCGTGTGCGACCTCTGCGCCGTCGTCCCTGAGTCAAGCTCTGTTCCTGAGGGAAGCACATATCTTGGCCGTGATTACAACACCAACTCCAACGTCGCTTTTGTCAACTCGTTCCTCGATGGGCATATCGCAGGCGCTGGATGGAAGATTGCTTCTCCCAGCACTTTCACCGGTAGCTTCACTGAGGGTAACAACACTGGTCCTGGCTGGGACTCTTCTGCTCGTGTGTCTGCTGCAACAATAGCCAGCGATACTTCTTCTTTCAGCGCTGCCGGTATCTTGGGTAGCGATTCTTGGATTGATAAGGCTGCCATTGCACCCTTCCAGGGATGGCCTGACTCTGTGTACGGCAAAGATGCTACCACCACAACCACTTCAGCTGCGACTACAGCTTCTAGCACTACAAGTGCTACTGCTGTCGGTGCTACCTTGACTGTTGCTCCCTCTCCCACTGGAAATGAGTACGAGACTGTTGCCTCTGCCCTCGCTGCCATTCCCGACGACGGTGACGACTACACCATCTTCGTCAAGGCCGGTTCATACAACGAGCAGCTTACTCTCACTCGCTCTAGCGGTCATGTTACTATTCGTGGTGAGACAAGCTTCGAAAATGATTTCACACAGAACGAGGTCCTCATCTGGTTCAAGCTGGGCTACTCGACTGGTGCATCCCGCAACGAAGAGACTCCCGTTCTCTTCTGGAAGACCACTTCAGCCTCTTCTGGTCTCTCGCTGTACAATCTCAACTTCACCAACACTTATCCTCAGACGAGCGACACGGCTGCTCTCGCTGCTGACTTCTTTGGAAACATGGCGGCGTATGGATGTGCTTTCGACGGCTTCCAGGATACCCTTCTTGTCAACCAGGGTATTCAGgtcttctccaactcataTATCGCTGGCTCCGTGGATTTTATCTGGGGTTACAGCAAGGCTTTCTTCCATGGGTGCTATATTGCGTCCAACACCGCCAATGCCTACATCACCGCCAACAACCGCAAGAgctcttcttgggctggCGGCTTCGTGTTCGATAAGTGCAAGGTCACATATACTGATAGTTACGGATCTAATTTCGGAACAACGTCGCTCGGCCGGCCTTGGTCTCAGTATGCCCTTGTGGTTTACATGAATTCATTCCTCGACAAGCACATTTCTCCACAGGGTTGGGCCACCTGGTCTTCAAGCAACCCCCAGACATCG AACGTGCTTTTCGGAGAGTTCAACAACACTGGCCCCGGCAACTGGACTTCGTCTAGAGCCAGCTTCGCCACAAAGCTCACCGAGTCACAGGCTGCTGCATACTCCCTTGGTTCGTTCATTGGAAGTACCAGCTGGCTTGACATGAAGGCATACAACCTTGCCCCTAGCTACTCCATCGATGGCTCTGACGTAGCCACCGATCCTGAGACCGACACCTGGCCAGTCCATCCTTCTGATGGTACCACCCCTCCCAATGGTGCTGTCACTGTCTCTGTTGGCGGAGAAAAATCAGGCTCTTACTCCACTCTCACCGATGCTCTGAACAGTCTCCCCAAGGACTCGACTCCTCAGACCATCTTCATCTATGCCGGAACATATGAGGAGCAGGTGCCTGCTATCAACCGACCGGGACCTGTCACCATTATTGGTTACACTGAGAGCGACCCTGGAAAGACCTACGCTAGCAACCAGGTTACCATCACTCAAGCCAAGGGTCTCTCGGTTGCTGGTACTATCCCCGCCGGTCGCAGCAACGCAGATACAGCTACTATCGCGACAGCCAGCACCAAGATCGCTTTCTACAACGTCAAGTTCGTCAATTCTGACAACTTGGATGGAGCGACACCCAGCTATGTCACTCTCGCTGCCAGTATCTACGGAAACGACATCGGCTTCTATGGCTGCTCCTTCATTGGCTGGCAGGACACTCTTCTTAACGGCGCGACAAATGGTTACCAATACTACGAAAGCTCGTACATAGAAGGAGCGATTGATTTCATCTGGGGATACAGCAAAGCCTACTTCAAGGGCTGTACTCTGGCTGCCAAGCGTGCAAAGTCAGCCATCACAGCACAGAGCCGTAGCAGCGCGAGCGCGATCGGAGGTTACATCTTTGACCAGTGTCTTTTCACTGAAGCTGCTTCAGCTACTGTGGATCTCCAGGGACAGGTCTATCTTGGCCGACCTTACAGCGCATACGCTCTCGTggtcatcaagaacagtTACTTGGATAGCATCATTCAGCCAGCTGGTTGGAAGATCTGGTCTACAACCGACCCTCGCACTGATCATATCACTTTTGCTGAGTACAACAACGAGGGTCCCGGAAGCTGGGAGCAGAACACGGCAGCCCGAGAGGCCTTTGGCTTTGCTACACTTCTGACATCGGATACCTACTCTCTCGAGTCTGTCATGGACAGCACTGACTGGATTGACATGACCTACTGGGACACCATTACAACGCCTCAGCCTAGCACTGTCACACCCACTCCGGTTCCCACTGGTCCCTACAGTGGAAAGACTCCTCCTGCTGGTGCTTACATTGTCTCCAAGGACCCTATCGATGGAGTCACGACTTATGACACTATCCAGGCTGCCATCGATGCTCTGCCCCTTTCCACCAAGGTCACCCCCACTGTCTTCATCTATCCCGGCACATACAAGGAGCAGATCGTCCTCAGCCGACCTGGAACCACATTCTTCATCGGTTACTCTGAGTCTCCTGAGGATAACTCCAAGAACCAAGTCACTATCACCTACGACAAGGGTATTGACACACAGGCTGAAGCATCCAACTCTGACTCGGCTACCTTTTACGCCACTGGTAACTACTTCCAGGCTGTCAACATCAACTTTGCTAACACCTTCGGCACTACCGCCAA CTACGCCAGTCTTGGTTTCGCAGTCAAGAGCAGCAAGTTCGCCTCGCTCTATGGCTGCCAAGTCTATGGTAACCAGGATGCTCTGCTCATTAACGGTAATCTTTTCGCATACAACTCTTTATTCACAGGAAACATCGATATGATTTGGGGATCTGGAGCTGGATACTTCCTCAAGTCTACCATTGCTCCCAACAGAGATGGCATCGCCTTGACTGCGAACAAGAAGGGTACCAACACTGGACCTTCTTGGGGCTTTGTTTTCGATCAGTGCACAGTCTCTCCTGCTGGTGGCGCTTCTTACTCCAATATCTACCTCGGTCGACCTTGGGATCAATATGCTCGCGTTGCCTACATCGAGTCTGAGTTGGATTCTTGTATCGCTGCTGCAGGTTGGCAAGCTTGGACCAAGGCTGATCCCCGAACAGCCAATGTCATCTTTGGAGAGTTCGACAACTCTGGTCCTGGATCTTCCACTAGCCAGCGTGCTTCTTTCGCCAAGCAGCTCTCTGGCGAGGACGTTGCACAGTTTGAGTTGGGCACTTTCTTCACTTCTACGGCCTGGATCAACATGACCCTCGTTGACGCGACACCTTTTGATGCGGGCATTGCTGCTACTCAGACCTACAGCTCCACAACTGTTTACACCACCCAAACTGTGACAACATCTCAGACAGCTTTGGTCACCACCACCGGAGCCGATGTGATTGTTACAGAGAAGTCTACTTCTACTCTTGATGTTGGAACCACTATCACACCTGATCctaccaccaagaccaacactGAGAAAAGCACAACCACTCAGACTCAGCAGATCACTCAAGGCGACAGCGTTATTACAGTCAAGTCGACTGACGTTGTGGATGTTGGCATGACTGTCACTCCTGCTGACGTTACCAAGACTTCTACCAACGTGGTTGCCGCGACTGTCACTTCTTGGATCACAACTTCTGCCAAGGCTGTCACTACGACCGTATCTACTACTGCAGTCACAGTTACTCCCAAGTCAGTGACTCAGAAAGAGACCGAGTTTACAACGGACTTTGCTACCAGGACCTCAAGCCCTAAGGCTGTCACAGTCAAGAGCACCACTACTACCACTGTTGGCACTGGCGGTACTACTACCACTTCCCTGAAGGCCACCACGGTTGTGTCTACTGTTGTCACGACTTCAGTCAAGACTGTCTCTAAGACCACAACACTCAAGTGTATCCCAACCCAGGACAAGCGTGATCTCGGCGCCGCAGCAGTTCTCAAGCCCAGAGCTGCTGTTGTCTTTGGTAACCCTTCATTCGATCTCTCTTCTGGTCTGACCCGCCGTGATCTGGACCTTGGCTCCATCAACCTTGAGGCTCGTGCCGAGGCTCTCCGAACAGTCACTGTCACTGTGGTCTCAACCTACACCACCAACGTCAAGACCTCTACCGCCACTGTCCCCGGCAGCACAACTACAACAGAGTtgatcaccaccaagacagTTGGAAAGACAAGCACCTTGAAGCCCGTGACTGTCGTGGAGGTGTCTACATCTGTCGCCACGCGTTTCGCCACTGTTACCATTCCAGGATCAACTTCTACAACCACAGAGGTCATCACCAAGGAGTCAGGCAAGACTACTACTCTCAAGGCTGCTACCACTACAGTCGTCGTCGACGCCACATCTGTCGTgaccgagaagaagaccacCACTCTCCCCGCAGGCACAGTGACAGTCTACAAGACTCTCACTCAGACTCTGGCCGCAGGAACTGTCAAGGTTACTTCGACCAACACCGTCAAGAAGACTTCCACTGTCACCCTGGACCAGCAGACTGTCACAAGCTGGGCTACGGTGAAGACCACCCTGCAGCCTTCCAGCACGGTCACGGAGCGAAGCACCGTGTCCAAGGTTACCACTTCCGTGGTCAAGTCGACACAGACGAACTGGGCTACCAAGACGAGCAAGGGCGCTGCTGCTTGCACCAACTAA